In the genome of Leopardus geoffroyi isolate Oge1 chromosome B1, O.geoffroyi_Oge1_pat1.0, whole genome shotgun sequence, the window CGAGATTCTGACCCCCATTAACTAATTCCTCGGAGCTCAACGTCCGGGAGCTGAGAGGCCGGGCAGCGCCTGGTGCGGTGCGCGAGCGCGcgccggggctgggggtggggtgcggccgcaaggacgggggcggggggaggtagCCTCCGTCTCCCCAACGGCCCCCGGCGCCCCGGCCCCTAATGAGCTGCTGAAAGGGAGCGGGCTCCGGTGCGCGTGGCTCGCAGGCCTCCCGGAGTCCGGGGCGCCCTGATTGGCCAGCTGCGCCTCGCGACCTCCATTCATTAATAAATTAGCGGCACGCTCCAGCCGAGCGCGAGCCACCAATCACAATGGGCAGCGGCGGCGACAACAGCCGCAGCTTGAGCTGAAGCTGCCACCGCGGCTTCAGCCGCTCCGACCGCAGCCTCGAGCTCAAACAGGAGCTTTAGAACCATTTTATGCTGATTAgataaagggggaaaagagaggcgGGGGGCgatgggaggaggaggatggatggcagggccagggaggggggaagtgggtgaagaaagagaaagaaatgaatgatgaTAATGCAATGAAAAGAATAAGCCGGGGGAGGGAAAAGCGGGGGAGAAGGGGGGCCTGCacaggggggaggaggaggcggcggcaggggttgggggggaggtgggggccctGGGGGCAGATCTGATTGTTTTCTTGGTGGTATATAAGGGGTTTTAAGGAGAGTCGTGTGCCAGACACGCAGCCACTGAACCACAAGCAGCTTCGCTTTAACTGGAGTGCCCGGGAGTCGCGTGCCAGGAGCTGCACGGCCGAGGACTGACTGACAGACAGACACGCACCACCACCACAACACACGAGACCCGGGCGGATCGCCGCGGCCTCCGGGGCTCTTGGCAAACTCGCCAGTCGGAGAGGTCCCCCGCGGAGCCGCGCCAGATCCGCCGCTTTCACGCTAAGAGAAGGACGCAGCGCTGCGCTCCCGGCAGCGCGGAGAATCGCAGCACACGCCAAAGTAATAGCTTCGCCGAGACGCACTGAGGGAGCGAACTACGTAAGTATCCGCCGGTGTCTTCCAACTTGGAAGGGTGTTTCCGGCACTCTTTTCCGGCACTCTGTTCCACCACGTCCGAGCACCCTTTGCAGGCACAGAATCTTTGTCCCAGGGGCTGCTGTCTCTTTCCGGGCGGGAACACAGCCGCGAGGTCGACCAGCCGAGGGCGGGACCCTGTTGGCTGGCAGCGGGGACACAACGAGGGGCTCTCCTGAGCTTGGAGAGCACTGGCGGGGTCTCTTCCCTAACTACGTTCCTCCTTGGCGCCGCCCTTCCGAACCAGTCCTCGTGGGTGCGCGCAGGAGTACTTCCCGCTGGCACCAAAAACGTGCCTCTGCTTCTGTATTTACATCTCGTTtggttctttcttcctccccgCTCTCCCCGGTAGGATGTTTGTCAAATCCGAGACCTTGGAGttgaaggaggaagaggacgTGCTGGTCCTGCTCGGCTCGGCCTCCCCCGCCTCGGCTGCCCTCACCCCGCTGTCGTCCAGCGCCgacgaggaggaagaggaggagctggGCGCGTCGGGAGGGGCGCGACGGCAGCTTGGGGCCGAGGCCGGGCCCGGGGGGCTGGGCGGCCCGTCGGCCGGAGCTGAGGGCTGCCGGCCAGCGCGGCTGCTGGGTCTGGTGCATGAATGCAAGCGGCGCCCCTCCAGGGCGCGGGCCGTTTCCCGCGGCGCCAAGACAGCCGAGACCGTGCAGCGCATCAAGAAGACCCGTAGACTGAAGGCCAACAACCGTGAGCGCAACCGCATGCACAACCTCAATGCGGCGCTGGACGCGTTGCGCGAGGTACTCCCCACGTTCCCGGAGGACGCCAAGCTTACCAAGATCGAGACCCTGCGCTTTGCCCACAATTATATCTGGGCGCTTACCGAGACCCTTCGCCTGGCGGACCACTGCGGGGGTGGCGGCGGAGGCCTGCCGGGGGCGCTCTTTTCCGAGACCGTGTTGCTGAGTCCGGGAAGCGCTAGCGCCTCCCTGAGCAGCAGCGGAGACAGTCCGTCGCCTGCCTCCACCTGGAGCTGCACCAACAGCCCGGCGCCGTCCTCCTCGGCGTCCTCCAACTCCACCTCCCCCTACAGCTGCACTTTATCTCCTGCCAGCCCGGCTGGTTCTGACATGGACTATTGGCAGCCCCCACCTCCCGACAAGCACCGCTACGCACCTCACCTCCCCATAGTCAGGGACTGTATCTAGAACTGCCATCCTTGCTACCCGCGCCAGGCCTTAGTGGGTTCCCTTTCCTGTCCTGGACCaagccctcccacccctctcctgtccccacttCTATGCCCTGGAAACCATCTCATTTCGCAGGGCAGATGTAGCCGTTCTGACTCCTGGGTTGTTCGCTGCATTCCTTGGCCAAGGGTTTCCTTCCGTCAGACGGTCTCTAATTTATTGAAGGTGTGATGGAGCTTATTGTCAAAGAGGATGGTAgagtttgggggggagggggcgtttCTTAAGGCTAAAAAGATGCTGGGAAGCAAAGAAGGTGGCCAGTCTAAAGAGTTTGCAGAGCGGACTGAcgctcctccccctctctgtaaCACCAGAGGGACCCGGCGCAGTGCGTGTGAATCTCCCAGGGGGAATGCAACTGGTTCCTCTGATCTCTTCACCTTTGCTTCTACATAGAGATGTTAATGTCGAGTAGAAAGAAATGTATCTTAGCATCTGAATGATTTTACCGGTAATAATATTATCCACAGATTTGCAATGGCTGGCATCTGCTTTATTCCCATTGCTGTCTGCGGGCTGTGGGAATTTCACCTGTCAAACCAAACTTTCCCTCTCTGATGTGCACTTTGTTCTGTTTCCCAGATTCGTCACAATGCCTATTGTCCcgtccttctctttcctttttcttctccattttgccATCTGTCTCTTATGAtttataagggggaaaaaagttgttTTGTTAGAGGGCCAGGTTAGAAGTCATTGTATAATTTGTAGGCTTTGTAATGATTGAATGCAAGCGTGGAAATTTAGGCTGAACTCTctatcaaaaggaaaaatgtggaggaaaagggaaaaatcagGAGGGAGGATTGCTTCATGCATTATTTATCTCGACCTTTTAGGGGAGAAGGAACTCCCCCAGTCtttcaagagattaaaaataaatcaacagactGAAAACCTAAGCAGACACGGAGCATTATCAGGATCAGCCACACACGTGTTCCCTtctatttattataaagaaatttttcatgggaaaagtatgtattttttgtatattctacAGAGTTTATTCTAGTATGTATTTACATCTTgaacaaaaaaaattgttcttgtgattaaactataaataaaatatataattttcataatttctgtGTGTTGTAACTTTTGCCTGCTTATGTGGTTTTTAGAAGAATGTGTTGTGTCTTTGTGAAATTCTCCTTATAGCAAACTGAGTAGAGTCCTTGTATTTttcatcagtgtgtgtgtgtagaatttCACTGACATATAAGGTCTAAGAAATCACAAGAAGCTGAATCATATTTGAGACACTAACACTGACATCAGAGTGTTGCTCTGCATACAaccaaaatttgatttttaagaaatcaatttCTGAGCATACGAGATCAGTaaaaaaggggtggggtggggattaaaagataattaaatcaCGGTAAGTTCCAAAGTTCAGAAACCTTGATTTAAAAAGAGATAGTGAAGTTGAAATTTCTTGTTAGAATGTGTAAAAATGTGGTGCCTACACTTTGAGTCTCAATTATTATCTGTAAATTGTAGGAATTAGACAATGACTTCTAAGGAAGGCCCCCTTCCAGTTCTAGCATTTGTATTGTATTTATAATTCATTATCAGAAGCTGATTTTGTATTAGCTGCTTTAACAAGCTTGTTGGTTTGAAAAGCAAACTCCTGGAGAAAAAATACTCAGAGTGAGCTGGGATAAAATTGTATCTAAGGGAAATAGCttagctttcattttttgttagaATAATTACATAGCCAAAACTTCttcaaagagaaagcaaaaatggtTTCCTAATCTCCAAAGCACAAAACTCTATAACTTGCACTTCAATCTCCAAAGCAGAAATGAATAGCACCATGGGTCAAAGATGACCAactgggatgagccctgggtgttatatggaaaccaatttgacaataaattattaaaaaaaaaaaagatgaccaagTGAAGGTTGACCCCATTCTAGATTTAAGCCCCTTCCTTGGGGGGAGGGTGTCCACTGGACTAcacaagctgaaaaaaaaatcaccttggcAAAGAAATGGTCATTCCTGCCCAACTCCCCCACCGCCCATGAACTTCATATCTGCTTCTGGTTTGGGTTAAATCCTCCAGTCCTCTGCTTCAAGCAACAATAACTTCTCCTGAGATATCTATCTGAAATGACTCCTCCTGTCTATCCATATGGAAAATATTAAGTGTTTAATATCTTAATGACTCCATTTTTTATCAAAGGAAGAACCGAGCcagggttttgctttgttttcatagCTGGACATAACAGAGACCTGTTAGAATACCTTTCTATTTTCAAGCCTGTTATTCCTAGGCACTCTTGATTATCTGATATGAGAAAAAAAGTGCCATACCTCATATTTACATCTGTAATTCTAATGTTTAAGAAGCTAAACAGTTGTAAGCAAAACAATTGTAGTATGTATGGgagttttaaaatgtcagtgttaGTGACAAATAATTGTTCTCATCATGACGCGGCTTATGTTGATACAAGATGCTGCTTTCAGAAATTTGCCAAGGAAACAGTTCATGGCACAGGTCTGTGGAGGCAAACTCTCAGGTGCAGTTACTCTCCCAAGACTAGGGGAAACCTCCTCAGTTGGTGAGGTGACCCCATAAACAGGTGACACTCGTTGTTTACTTGGAGAGGCATGGTCAGATGGTCCAGTAATCACAGCTTTGAGTAAGAGTAATACAGCGAACGACTAGACCCGCTACTTTGCTCAGCTTAGCAGCCACCTCCACAGGGCACCAGAGAGACCTGTTTAGCTGGAGCTTGTCGGTCCCCATAGACGTCAGTGGTCACACATGGCCAGAATTCCATCCACCATTTGTGATCTACACTCAGGCTTTCCCTTCCCCATCTAGAGCAGACCTTATTTTACACTAAATTGGCGCAATTATTTTTTATGGCGTCCAATCTCTCTTAGTGCTTAAGAATGATGTTCTTTCTGCCTCACTTCGCGCTGGAAGTTCTCCTCCCCAACCTACAGCAACTTCCACAGCGCGTGGGCTGAGGCCCCACGGCCCTTTCCTCGCCTCTGTAGGAATGAGAATTACACGGTTGAAGCCACTGCTTCTGCAGTAGCGAGTGTAGTCGCTCTTCcagtttctccatttcctccccaCGCTTTGACCACACCATGAAGAGCTGGTCTGTCTACACCGAGAGGGCTCGTGGGCCGCCGAGCGGCCATTCTTTTCTGGCAGCTATCTGATGGCATATGTTTCAAACTAGGCCAAGGCGATGTTCTTCCGATGCCAGTCCCGCACCAGCAGAGTTGCTAGATCTTTCCAGCGCGCCAGCCCGTGAGCTGCGCGTGTTTACCTAATGGCTGAGAGGTGTGAAGCCTGGTTCTGTCCTCTTTGGAAACGTGGCTTCGACGCCGTCAGGTTTCCGGCACAGGTCATATTTATTTGCTCTGAACTGCCCAGGACTTGTTAACAGCCTTATTATTTCTTCACCAGATTTAAATAAATCCAGCTGAGGGCCaacaaggaggaaaaaagcagAGAGGTGGGCTGCCAACTGCTGGGCCTGCCGCAGGACCCCGGCCCAGGCCCAGCCGAGGTTAGAGGAGCCCGGGGTCCCGCCGCTCCTGAGCAGGAGTTGAGCCTTGCAGGCTGAGGCTAGGGCAGCCGAAGGCCCAGGGCGGCCTTGGCCGGGAGAGGGCGAGGGGTCGTCGGTCCTTCTCCGAGTTTAGCCCGATTACGCACGAAGGACATCCGGGCCCAAGGCCCGCTTTAGCCGCGCACACCCCCGGGTCCTGATGGCAAGGGCTTCTGGCTGCGGCAGGCCAGGGCTGCGGGAGAGGCTGGGAGCTGCGAGTCCCCCACCCGTCTCGCCCTCCGCCTGCCGCCGTTCGTCGGGCGCACCCCCTGCATTGCACAGCCTTGGGCAGGTTCTGACTTCTGGGCACCGACACCTGGAACCCGTTAAAAGCGCCTCCTCCGCGTGCCGGGCctcctcaccccccgccccccacaatcCCCCGGCGCAGCGCCCCCTCAGTTCTTGGGCTCCCAGGCGAGCTTTGaatgtattaattaaataaagcagGCAGCCCTTGAATCGCACCGATGCAGGGCGCTCCCGGGAGCGTGAAAGTCCCGGCCTCCGAATCCGcaaaagaaaatgtgtgaaaaGAGAATTAGTGAAATTAGGTTAGACCAATAAAACGTGAGGGCTCCAGCACCCCCCTTCCCGCTCCCCCAGCCTGGGGCTAGAAGGGCTATCTGGTCTGATCTATTGTTTCCCTCCCTGGCAGGGGGTTCATTGTGTGATAAATAATTCCCcttccattttattcttaaaaataaagggggggggtATTTGCATAATCAGTGCTTTGATGTGGCCAGAAATCGGAGGCTTGGTCTCCCCAAGTCTGCTATTGGTAGCGAAGCAACAAAGCTCGGTCCAGATCTTTCACTTCGCTAACAGTGTGTGGGGCAGATTGTCAGAAACGGCACCGTTAAGCTGCtgcctcccttttttaaaaattcattttaatgattaCACTTAAGGAATGTCcaaaaaggggtgtgtgtgtgtgagtgtgaaaaACGAGGgttctcaccccccaccccttctccctaTCCTCCAGGGTTCATTGCCCTGGGCAGTTAGTTTCTTTTCCAAAACCTTTGGGTGTggatgtggagggaggggggcggtgcGGCTCGCTAGGGGCTGCCCCACGTGGCACACAGTGGGCACCCGCAAGGTCCGGCCGGGCTGGGAGGAGCGAGAACTGCAGGAGCGGTTCTCcttgcacccccacccccacccctaccccctggttttctttttccagtttgctTTATTCAGCCTGGATGAGCTCCTCTTACCGAGGAAGATGAAGTGAGTTGCTCTTTAGTCCCCGAGTCGGACCCGGGGGGTCTCCTGGGAACACCACTTGGGGGCAGTTTTAGATGGTCCCCGACAGGAGAGAGGAGCAAAGAAATGCAGTCATCCGGAAAGCAGAACTGGAAAGCCAGTGTGGCCGAAGCTATTATTTTTCTGCAAGGTGGCGTGAGTCGGGAGGATGGAGTGGGAAAGGATCCCGATGGTGTGCGCACTACAACAAAtgacgccccccgccccccggaggAAGAGGGAGGGCGATAAGAGTGCTCCTGTCTGCTTTCGCTCGCACCAGGCTTCTCCAGCCACTCACAGCGCAAAGGGACAAAGTCAACTTGGATTATCGACCAGGAACACCCAGTGAATGGCCGGGACTCCCTGAGCACCGGGACAGGGGCCAGCCCTGCGCTCCACCCAGCAGATCTCTCACCTTGCGGGAGGGGCTCAGCCTCCTGGGATCAGAGCGCCGGAATCCCttagggttgggggtggggagctgcagGCGGGAAGGAAGATCCGCAgggctttcctctccctctctagcCCCCGCCTCTCACCGAGCGGACTCGGGGCCATTACTCATCAGGTGTTCTAACCAGCTTTGGGATCTCAGAGCTTCAGTGGTGGTTAGCTCATTATCAGTcctctttttacttatttttcccttGTACTTGTCAAGGCTGTAACTGTGTCAGCATTAGGTTTTCATGTCAAGTTTCTCACCATACAAAAGTCGcatttcttaagaaataaaaggatttgGGATCTAAGATTCCTCCCAGTGGAAGcatacttttaattttggttGGACTTTGGGGGCAGTGCTTTTAGATTCATGTGACCTGGTAGGCACTGTAGTTAATAGTGGACATTGAATTCCAGGGGTGTAAGAAATCTAGTTGcaaaaagttaaatttctttcaaaggaCACGTCTCCAGGAGAGGCTGTTTGCACTGTAACTGGCTTTTCAAAGGTTTAGAAACGAGGGCGTATCTTCTCTGATCTTGTTGAATTGCAGGGAGCAGACTGTGCCACCAAGGTCTTTCCACATTCCTCCTTGCTTTCTTATGATACCATCACCAcgtctttctcttccctccagtgCCTGGACGAGTACCTGGAGATGGTCAACAGCGGCGCCAAGAACCAAAACCTTTCACCTATTTTATTTGATCCAGCAACAATTAAATAAAAGTGCTGAAGTCCATGTAACATGGAAACAGGAACCTTCAAAATAAGCAGAGGGAAACTCAGGGCTGGTTTCCATGGCAGCAGCTTGCAATAAAGCCTAATTCCTTGTGACAAAGAGGTCATCTTCCTTTTCAAACGTGTTTATGATCCCTTTGTGCATTGTATTTTGGCATAAAAGCTTCTCCGCACCGTCGGGGCTCCACGGGCAGCTCCATGACTCTCAAGGGGGTTTATTGCCTCCTCGGTATAAGAATagcagaaagaagccagactaGTGCCAGTGTGACAAAAGAGTAAGCCCACAGGCTTGCCATGGCTTGCTTTCTGTAGTACATAAATCTTGGTATGccttgaaataattaaaaatgagggATCTTGAGTATAActttaatttgattttgttttttcaagctTGTACGTCTAACGAAACACAACATGCAAACAAATACAAGAAGACAGATTCAATGtgaagatataatttttttccagctaattttgaaaaaagaaatcatgtggGGTTAAGACCTCGAACATATCTTTGAAACTATGTGGAGGAAAGTGTAACCATAACCTTGGATAAGTATGGTATTAATGCATTAATACTTCTTTCATatcacagtgcctagaacatgatgaaacattaaaaaaaaaaaaaaatcaagcccaTCTGAACTAGTCTTATTTTCCTTAACTCTCAAAGATTGCCGTGGCAGAAACTTGGAAGTAGGGAAGTGAAACATCATTTTCCTGGTGGAGCAGGAAAAAGAGTCTTGAAAGTCCTGAATTCAAATCCAGTGCTTCTCTTGAGttggaagaaaaatgatttcaccATATCCACATGGCAGGGAGTATGTACACAGGCAAACCTTTCCCAAGCTCTTGTTGGCATTGGCAAAAGAAGCTCCTGTCCTGTGCAGGAAACTTAGAGAGTCCACCTGACAACGTCTTCGGTCTGGGAAGTTCAGAAAGAATGCAGtgaaaaatgagttttcttttttgtgaccAAGTCATTTAAAAAGCGTTGAGTTCTCCTCATGTAGAACAGTTCTAGAATCTTAGACAATTCTGCTCTCTCATACCGGGGGGAGTTTTCTAGACTCCCTAGAGTTTTTTCAAAGCAAAAGGTTCTAAACTTTACAGAGGAAGCTGATCTGATGATTATTCAAAGCCcgttatttcatttcattccatctGACAAAACCCTGCTGCTGGATATTGTGGAGGACGTGCCTAGTCTCCACCAGTATCTGATGTTCTAACCCTATTGGGCATGTTCAGGGCCCTTACCATTGGGTGGGGCCCCATCTCTGGTCTctatcttcctcttctcttgACATGGTGAGGACAAATAGTAAAGCTGGTTGGGCTTTTGAATGGCCATATAAGCAGCAGTGGTCCTCCTGAGTCACCTAAACTTGCAGTGGATGTTGAGTGACAGAGAAAAAACTTGTGAGTTAAAAGCCACTAGGACTTGGTGGTTATATGATTGCATTGTAATAGCCTACTCTGAttaatatgcatgtatatttatttggGGACTACATAACTTACTTGCAGCAAAACAATGTCTTATAGTTGACTAAAACTTGGTAACTAATCTCTGAAAAGCTTGAAGATTCTGTTACAAAAAACattctagtttttatttacaGCCATGCAAAAAAAGCTTTAATGCCTGGAAATCTATAGCCATcctaaaagtgatttttaaaatcatcttagCCATTTTGTTAGCCTAGTAgctttaagtatatttacattgttgtacAAGTAATCCCCATACTTGtgcattttgcaaaactgaaacactGTACCAATCAAATAACAACTCCTATTTTCCCTACCCTGGAAACCACTGTTCTTTCTATGAATTTGAGTATGttacatatgttatataataaaagctgttttcatttttgaagcaCATGTTATCCCTGCCCCTACTTTTCTCTATctcattttaataagatttaattttatttctccacaCTGCTGATGTAGAAACGAACATTGTATAAAGTTCTATTGTTTACCACACCTGCTCTTTCTGCTACATTGTgggaaataattattaatatggaGCTGTGCTCTCCTTTGTATAGTAGTGACTGATTGAGGGCAATTTTGCAGGGAGGGCACCCATTATCTGCGTACCTGTCCCTCTTGAATGAAGCCACCTATTCTTGAGAGAGCCCTGAAGGTAATTATGTTTTTGCCTCATTCTATCAGAATGTGATTGAAGTGGTTTGATAGGTTTTGGAGATTCATTTGAAGAGTAGATTGATTCCTGGGACACTATGGATAAAACTCACTGTCATAATGTCATTTGATCCTCTTGTACCCAAGCCTAATAAGGGGACACACaggtaattaaaaaatgttttttaatgttatttgtttttgagaaagagagagcgcaagtgggggaggggcagagagcaagggagacacagaatctgtagcaggttccaggctctgagctgtcagcacagggcctgatgcagggattgaactcgtgaaccatgagatcatgacctgagccaaaagtcaaatgcttaactgactgaactactcAGGCACCCTTTATCtcaatgtattttttagaaagatttacttttaaaaaaaaatttactttttaaaattcatgtccaagttagcatagagtgcaacaatgatttcaggagtagatttcttaatgtcccttacccatttagcccagctcccctcccacaactcctccagtaaccctctgttcagcatatttaagagtctcttatgttttgccccctccctgtttttatattatttttgcttcccttcccttgtgttcatctgttctgtgtcataaagtcctcatatgagtgaagtcatatgatttttgtctttctctgactgactaatttcgcttagcataataccctctagttccatccacgtagttgcaaatgtcaagatttcattctttttgattgccgagtaatactccattgtatatacacacatttgtatatatatacatatataccacatcttctttatccattcatccattgatggacatttgggctctttccatactttggctattgttgaaggtgctgctatgaacattggggtgatGTGCTCCTTggaacagcatccctgtatcccttggataaatacctagtagtgcaatttctgggtcatagggtagttctatttttaactttttgaggaacctccatactgttttccagagtgggtgtaccagtttgcattcccaccagcagtgcaaaagagatatcagaaagatttacttttaaaagagcCATATTGATTTCTAAAAATGGATGGAGAAACCAAATTTTAAGTTGCCTTTAATAAATGGGTCTTCAAAAATGGAAACTGGAGGTTTGAGGAAGACAATTGAAAAGTCCCTCAAGCTAGGCTATTATTTCACACTGACACGTAAGACTTGCCATGCACCTTGAAtccgatcttttttttttttttttccattcaacacTTGGCACTGAACAGAAGCCAATCATTTTAgatggggaagaaaagcaaacctttaaaaaagatttctgtcTTTTAAGCTGCGTCCAGGCAGAGGATGACTATGTCTTTTATTCAGGGACTCATATTCCTTCATCTGCCTCctttatttctcatctttaaagGCGTCTCTTGATTTGGACATCATGGATCTATAAACACATCacataagtaatttaaaattgttcttctTGGGGGGAAAACAGATTAAATCTCAGGTCCCCATGAATAGCTCTGCTCTCTCCATTTTAATAAAGAAGAGTTGGACCAGTGCTGATGGCATATTTACCTTcatgagttaaaaaagaaaaagaaaagaaaaaaaaagaaagaaagaaaaaaaaagttaattactGCTCCGAGCAAGTTAGTCTGGCTGTCCTGAGCTGTCTTTTATTAGCTGTCCCCTTCATTAATTTCCCTCACTGGATTTGCTGCTAATAGCTGCCTGGTCCCAGTCAGCTCAAAGCCGCATCTGTGCCATTGAGCAGAAAAGTAGGAGCCTGGCCAAAGGGGGGTAGAGATGGGGTGAGGGAGACGCTATTTACAAATCAACTCTTATTAACATGACGGTCTGGTTTGCTGAAGAAGGGAGAGGGTGGGCCTCAGCACAGAGAGTTGTAGAACAGAGAGAGGTAGTGAAATCTGAAGTAACCAGCCCCAAGCAGGTCAGTTAGGGTTTTTACCTCACTCCTATGAACTAGTGTTCACCTAGCATCAACTTAGAATAATACTTTGTTTCCAAAGGCTAGATGAAATCCTCTACTCTGTCACTGAACTTCATGAAAAGTAACAAAAGTATCCATCTTTTCCTAAGGAGGTTTGATTTTCCCTTCATGATGCAGAGACTTGGAGAGCTCCAAGTCAATAAATGACCTTTATAAACTTGTAGCTTATTTTTAGGTACTGATTCAGTTAGACAATATATGAAATACATCTATGATTTTTTGTACTCTTGTTCCAGTTACATTGTACCCTTACTTTGGAAACGCCCACCCATCGTTCTTTTTCTTATGTGAATCACCAACAAGTAACTCGTTTACATTGTCTTCCCTCATTAGAATGCAAATGCCAGGAGGACCTGTGTTTGTGCGTGCCCCCGTGCATGTGTACCCACATGCATGTGCGTGCTTTCTTTGGTGCTATCTCCATCACCTATAGTAGTGCCTCCCACAcggtaggagctcaataaatatttgttgtgttaATGTTgatgaagaaatttttttaaatgtttatttatatttgagagacagagaaagtgagcacgGGTGAAGAatgggggggcagaggatctgaagtgggctctgcgctgacagtagagatcccaatgtggggctcaaactcaagaactgcgagataatgacctaaaccgagtgggatgcttaactgactgagccatgcaggcgctcCATGAAGTAATTTTTTATAGACAAAGAATAGTCAGTTCTAAGTTCCTATTTATATGTATACTCAATTAAGACACATCTCAATGTTCCTTCCCCCATTGACTCCTTGATAAGAAGAAAGTTTGttcaaatgttaacatttcacCCAACCTCTGTCATAGATGGGGTCATAAGTGGGTCTGCCTAAattctagtttttcttctttacacAATAGTTCATCTTTTCAAGCTGCATCTGGAATCTTCCAGAGCTAAGAAAAGCATACTTACAATAATATTGTGAAGTAGTGAATGAGGTGGGAGTTAGGGGCTCAGATATATTCTATATAAACACAATTGTTTGAAGACATTAAGAGTCAATAGCAATGCCTTTCTACCTGCATTTTAATATACTTGAGTTTCCATTCACATTGCTATCacaacaaaataaagttaaatttgaggggtgcttgggcagctcagttggttaagcatctgactcctgatttcgactcaggtcat includes:
- the NEUROG2 gene encoding neurogenin-2, with translation MFVKSETLELKEEEDVLVLLGSASPASAALTPLSSSADEEEEEELGASGGARRQLGAEAGPGGLGGPSAGAEGCRPARLLGLVHECKRRPSRARAVSRGAKTAETVQRIKKTRRLKANNRERNRMHNLNAALDALREVLPTFPEDAKLTKIETLRFAHNYIWALTETLRLADHCGGGGGGLPGALFSETVLLSPGSASASLSSSGDSPSPASTWSCTNSPAPSSSASSNSTSPYSCTLSPASPAGSDMDYWQPPPPDKHRYAPHLPIVRDCI